The DNA segment GATCCTGCCGCTGATCGCCGTGATGGTGCGCACTGCGAGCAAGAAATTCCGCAAGCAGAGCAAGAAAATCCAGCTGGCGATGGGTGACGTCACGCACGTGGCCTCGGAAACCATCCAGGGTTATCGTGTGGTCCGCAGCTTCGGCGGCGAAGTCTACGAGGAAAAACGCTTCCTCAAGGCCAGCCAGAGCAACACCGACAAGCAACTGCGCATGACCCGCACCGGTGCCATCTACACGCCGATGCTGCAACTGGTGATCTACACCGCGATGGCCGTGTTGATGTTCCTCGTGCTGTATCTGCGCGGCGATGCTTCGGCCGGTGACATGGTTGCCTACATCACCCTCGCAGGCCTGTTGCCCAAGCCGATTCGTCAATTGTCCGAAGTCAGCTCGACCATCCAGAAAGGCGTGGCCGGTGCCGAGAGCATCTTCGAGCAACTGGATGTCGAGCCGGAAGTCGATACCGGTACCGTCGAGCGCGACTCGGTCACTGGTCGCCTGGATGTGCGCAATCTGAGCTTCACCTATCCTGGCACCGAACGTCAGGTGCTCGACGACATCAGCTTCTCGGTCCAGCCAGGGCAGATGGTGGCGCTGGTCGGTCGTTCGGGCAGCGGCAAGTCGACGCTGGCCAACCTGATTCCACGTTTCTATCACCACGACAAGGGCGAAATCCTGATCGATGGTGTAGAAATCGAGCAGTACAAGTTGCTCAATCTGCGGCGGCATATCGCTCAGGTGACCCAGCACGTGACCCTGTTCAGCGACACCGTGGCCAACAACATTGCCTATGGCGATCTGGCCGGTGCGCCGCGTGAGGACATCGAGAAGGCTGCGCGTGATGCCTACGCGATGGACTTCATCTCGCAGTTGCCTGAAGGCCTCGACACCCAGGTCGGCGAGAACGGCGTGCTGCTCTCCGGCGGTCAGCGTCAGCGTCTGGCGATTGCCCGTGCGCTGCTCAAGAACGCACCGGTGCTGATTCTCGACGAGGCCACCTCGGCGCTCGACACCGAATCCGAACGGCACATTCAGGCTGCGCTGGATCAGGTCATGAAGGGTCGTACCACACTGGTGATTGCCCACCGTCTGTCGACCATCGAGAAGGCCGACCTGATTCTGGTCATGGATCAGGGCCGCATCGTCGAGCGCGGCACCCATGAGCAGTTGTTGGCGCAAAACGGCTACTACGCGCGCCTCAACGCCATGGGCCTCGATGCCCCGGCCGAAGACATCGCCTGATTCCAGGCCTTGCCCTGAGGGGGCGGATTCGCTCCCTCAGTCATATGTATCCAGAACTTTACTCTTCTTGACCAAACCGGAATAAATCCGGGCACCGCGCTTGTTAAGGTTCCTCAACGAACTTTGACTTCCATCGAGGGGGCTATCCCCGTCGCGCGGGTACTTTCATGCTCCAACGCTTTTTGTGGAAACTGCTGCCCAAGTCGCAACGGTCCTTTCTGCTCGCGCGTCTGTCGGTGGTCGATCGGCAAGCGGTAAACAAGTCGATGTCGGCCAATCTGACCTTTCCAAAGGCTTTCGAGCAACGTTCCTGCCTGTTTATCCATGTCCCCAAATGTGCTGGCAGCAGCGTGTGCGAAGCCATGTTCGATGGCTGGCGGCCAGGACACCTGCCGTTGTATTGGTACGAAGAGCAATTCCCCGAGCAGTTTGCCGCTGCGTTCAAATTCGCGTTTGTTCGAGACCCGCTGGAGCGCGCCTATTCGGCCTACGCTTTTTTGCGCGGGAACGAGTTGGGCAGGCGTGATCAGCAGGCACAGCAACTGGTCAGGCAGTACCGGGATTTCGATGATTTTGTTGCACGCTGGCTACATCCCGAAACAATCACCCGACAATTGCACTTCGCCGCACAGACGGACTTCCTGACTGATTCGCTGGGCCGTCTGGCACTGGATTTCGTCGGTTATCAGGAGCACCTGGAGCGGGACTTTCAACTGGTCTGCGAGCGATTGGGGATTGGCGGGCAACTGTCCCGCGTCAACTGTTCCCGGCAGCGTCAGTCGACGCCTGCCCGGGACTTCTGTTCTCTACGGACCCGGCGACTGGTTCGACGGGCTTATCAGCGTGATTATGAGTTGCTCGGTTATGAATGAAGCATTGCATGCATCGCTATCGGCTTCGGCCATCAGCCCCTATGGCCTGGCGCTCTCCAACCAGGCTCGCGCCATGCTCAAGGGCCAAAGGCCCCTTTGCCTGTGGCTGACCGGTTTGTCCGGTGCGGGAAAATCTACGCTGGCCAATGCGCTGGAGTTGTCCCTGCACCCGCTCGGGCTGCATACCTTTTTGCTTGACGGCGATAACGTGCGCAACGGCTTGTGTCGGGATCTGGGGATGGGGGATGCGTGCCGTCGGGA comes from the Pseudomonas sp. RSB 5.4 genome and includes:
- the msbA gene encoding lipid A export permease/ATP-binding protein MsbA yields the protein MTDSSPAASPSSLKIYFRLLGYVRPYISLFLISIVGFLIFASTQPMLGYILKYFVDGLSNPEAVLFPSVPYLRDLQLLQAVPLLIILIAAWQGLGSYLGNYFLAKVSLGLVHDLRVQLFNNLLVLPNRYFDKHNSGHLISRITFNVTMVTGAATDAIKVVIREGMTVIFLFASLLFMNWKLTLVMVAILPLIAVMVRTASKKFRKQSKKIQLAMGDVTHVASETIQGYRVVRSFGGEVYEEKRFLKASQSNTDKQLRMTRTGAIYTPMLQLVIYTAMAVLMFLVLYLRGDASAGDMVAYITLAGLLPKPIRQLSEVSSTIQKGVAGAESIFEQLDVEPEVDTGTVERDSVTGRLDVRNLSFTYPGTERQVLDDISFSVQPGQMVALVGRSGSGKSTLANLIPRFYHHDKGEILIDGVEIEQYKLLNLRRHIAQVTQHVTLFSDTVANNIAYGDLAGAPREDIEKAARDAYAMDFISQLPEGLDTQVGENGVLLSGGQRQRLAIARALLKNAPVLILDEATSALDTESERHIQAALDQVMKGRTTLVIAHRLSTIEKADLILVMDQGRIVERGTHEQLLAQNGYYARLNAMGLDAPAEDIA
- a CDS encoding sulfotransferase family 2 domain-containing protein, giving the protein MLQRFLWKLLPKSQRSFLLARLSVVDRQAVNKSMSANLTFPKAFEQRSCLFIHVPKCAGSSVCEAMFDGWRPGHLPLYWYEEQFPEQFAAAFKFAFVRDPLERAYSAYAFLRGNELGRRDQQAQQLVRQYRDFDDFVARWLHPETITRQLHFAAQTDFLTDSLGRLALDFVGYQEHLERDFQLVCERLGIGGQLSRVNCSRQRQSTPARDFCSLRTRRLVRRAYQRDYELLGYE